From Scatophagus argus isolate fScaArg1 chromosome 10, fScaArg1.pri, whole genome shotgun sequence, a single genomic window includes:
- the golga4 gene encoding golgin subfamily A member 4 isoform X2 produces MRRKPRHLLEIRGEQGSLAPRTGCQFKKLNTSPPDRGHLLASCLLHWRDKMFKKLKQRINEEQSPQRNAQSPQQAQMGSGERRSSQTLAFQQDGTPSPSDRESALKGPARSPRGSINGDGSVSPHKEETQSFAQKLQLKVPSMESLIRGGASRAENLFRSPSKENLVRSPSRDSLTPLGENESPGAPSYDPPSDIESEAEELPGSAESLSKEQLLHRLLRVERSLGKYRGKYSELVTAYRTVQRDKEKTQAILSQSQDKALRRIGELREELQMDQQAKKHLQDEFDAALEEKDQMITVLQTQVALLKKRVKGQVSDGSLPPEVDVPKPEDASDSSPQSPLKEEGIEPEVSEGEGNSDPTKLMEALQKRVKRQENLLQKCKEVMRTHKERSAQLATENETLQEQLQERLQELEKIKELHTAEKTKLITQLRDAKNLIEQLEQDKGMVIAETKRQMHETLEMKEDEIAQLRSRLQQATAQKEELQDQKEKAEKSAFEELERALGVAQRAEEARKQLQVQLEEQVKEVERASEEERKSLQQELTRVKQEVVTIMKKSSEETVANLEKLHSEALAAKEEEISARINKAVEQCKEEFAQLVKEREQQASLALEDVELQKTAVRTDADNRVKEIQLELEAARTRIMELESSLGKISQDELSLSQLSSQLDELKDKHKDQISALEEKHQEELEKHKGTLTQQHNAALEDLKEKHRVELETLLKDKELQFQAHVEDMNQKTLEKLAAKQTELEAVSTELSEALKNQKLVEEKLVAAEDAQQLAQQEHEKSFQDQEAKHNVELANIKQEHEQSLGDKEKTLQEELKALKIVLEEKQKENEEHTVRHKTLQEESQELNVKVKKFEELQQSLSQSQMENEGLKESAAHLSKISEELDLCKKDLTDLKHQLEVAKSDCQQKEKSLQELEDQLHQSRRELSEQEKSFTAELNTKQEEQTRLKRQLDDEKAAHEKKMKTTIAEMDTKLKTQETKMEKFKQKAKDMHESFKKKLQQNEENMKNELAKKEKELQQKEQQVQEKIVEMAQKSSQGLSSALSELQANHKEELEKLLGAHKQEIEVLERRWQERLGQQEEELTERHSHILQEKAQELEDISLQLSKGKEENEQVLCEMKSLKEDLVIRETTVQKLQEELNEAAVKLESLSQAEALLKEQMESVERNLNQAMNERNSLQDQLNATNEENRDKLKILSDKLEETETQLKALEGSRSKESEEFQNKFEENVIHLQAVISTKEEKICTLEETLRQQTEENKNLCISLEQMTAQVNAQTEHVKALTHDNENHSQSLSEKVHKIEELTEANKIISESMKANDSHISNLEGMITDLKNQLASSIKEKEEAINQLKTQYAEERQQVAETIERLEQERKSALEQADVLRTSMSEYENKAKTQLTQNDNTITSLQTRLEELEREISEKSEALQRLTASIDNQAISKSEMDQVLNEKEQKLSGLTSELESCINQLGELQEQLALKTRECEQLAADLKQQHSIRENEKRELVEQLQQTQMQCAQNSNLEQEMVEKLRFLEEENQKCKDKLESQREEFEKMKDEIIKSKEESLKATEEKLSADSARKVSELKKKAEQKIGQIKKQLTLQLEEKEQMISALQTSLDEMKSKETSSEQHAETLEEKTKALEDSLDKLKEEQVKQLEQVLSNERLEKEKSLEELKNAYEEKLSSLQRDVAHQEELKETESALREIEAKLKEAEEQNGNLVKEINRLKEEIREKDAQIDQHQAMQVQYSSRPGAEVMVERSSMQQTESTMENHSPLDEVDSDSVESLKNSMSQVKNEKEKIQKDFTRLQKDIRILRKEHEQDLEHMKKELLEENEKKLKLDMEDLEMKHNSAIKQLMREFNTQMALKEKELDTAVKETIVKAQDVEADLISSHREEVSQLRKLVAQKEDDLHRTVQKYEQIIQSREEEMGDRVWQVQKELEELQGRSCGANEMSTEELQAQLAEKTTLLSEARLKEQGFVERIHSLEDKIKCFHRSTVVTHLGSTFKDPGFNSSDALSEATEMEYLRKVLFEYMMGRETKTMAKVITSMLKFPPDQAQKVLEKEDSKTIPWLR; encoded by the exons ATGCGCAGAAAGCCCCGTCACCTGCTGGAAATCAGAGGCGAACAAGGAAGTCTAGCACCGAGAACTGGATGTCAGtttaaaaaactaaatacaTCTCCGCCGGATAGAGGTCATCTACTCGCCAGTTGTTTGCTACATTGGCGTGACAAGATGTTCAAAAAACTTAAGCAGAGAATAAACGAGGAGCAGTCACCGCAGAGGAATGCGCAGTCACCACAGCAGGCCCAG ATGGGCAGTGGAGAACGGCGCAGCAGCCAGACCCTCGCGTTTCAGCAGGACGGCACACCCTCTCCCAGTGACAGAGAG AGTGCCCTTAAAGGTCCAGCAAGATCTCCCAGAGGCAGCATAAATGGGGATGGAAGTGTTTCTCCTCAT aaagaggagacGCAGTCATTTGCCCAGAAACTGCAGTTGAAAGTTCCTTCAATGGAGTCGTTGATTCGTGGCGGTGCCAGTCGGGCAGAAAACCTGTTCCGCTCTCCCTCTAAAGAAAACCTGGTCCGAAGTCCATCGCGTGACTCACTGACACCTTTGGGAGAAAATGAGTCTCCAGGCGCCCCCTCATATGATCCCCCCTCAGATATTGAGAGTGAAGCTGAGGAGCTACCAGGGAGTGCAGAGTCCCTTTCCAAAGAGCAGCTGTTGCACCGACTGCTGAGAGTAGAGAGGAGTCTGGGGAAGTACAGGGGGAAGTACTCCGAG CTGGTTACTGCATACCGAACAGTTCAGCGAGATAAAGAAAAAACGCAG GCCATCTTGAGTCAAAGTCAAGATAAAGCTCTTCGCAGGATTGGGGAGCTGCGGGAG GAGCTTCAAATGGACCAGCAGGCCAAGAAACACCTACAGGACGAGTTTGATGCTGCACTGGAGGAGAAAGATCAGATGATCACTGTACTCCAAACACAG GTTGCTCTGTTGAAGAAACGAGTCAAAGGTCAAGTGTCTGACGGTTCTTTGCCACCAGAAGTTGATGTCCCTAAACCTGAAGATGCTTCAGACTCTTCTCCACAGAGTCCTTTGAAAGAGGAAGGAATAGAGCCTGAAGTCAGTGAGG GAGAGGGCAACAGTGATCCAACCAAACTGATGGAGGCTCTGCAGAAGAGAGTGAAGAGGCAGGAAAACCTGCTGCAGAAGTGCAAAGAAGTGATGCGTACGCACAAGGAGCGAAGCGCCCAGCTGGCCACTGAGAATGAAACTctgcaggagcagctgcaggagagactgcaggagctggagaagaTAAAG gaactacacacagcagaaaagacTAAGCTGATCACTCAGCTGCGTGATGCCAAGAACCTCATTGAACAGCTGGAGCAAGACAAG GGAATGGTCATTGCTGAGACAAAGCGCCAGATGCATGAAACACTTGAAATGAAAGAAGATGAGATTGCACAGCTGCGCTCCAGGCTTCAGCAGGCTACTGCCCAAAAAGAAGAATTACAGGACCAGAAAGAAAAGGCTGAGAAATCAG cATTTGAGGAACTTGAACGGGCACTGGGTGTAgctcagagagcagaggaggccCGAAAACAGCTGCAGGTTCAGCTGGAGGAGCAAGTGAAAGAAGTTGAAAGGGCCagtgaagaagagaggaagagtctGCAGCAGGAATTGACGCGAGTAAAACAGGAGGTTGTCACCATCATGAAG AAATCATCAGAGGAAACGGTGGCCAATCTGGAAAAACTCCACAGTGAAGCTTTGGCTGCTAAAGAGGAAGAGATAAGCGCCAGAATCAACAAAGCTGTG gAGCAATGCAAAGAGGAGTTTGCTCAGTTAGTCAAAGAGCGAGAACAGCAAGCTTCTCTGGCACTGGAGGATGTAGAGTTACAGAAGACAGCTGTTAGGACAGATGCTGATAACAGGGTTAAAGAGATACAGTTGGAGCTGGAGGCTGCAAGAACT AGAATAATGGAGCTGGAGAGCTCTCTGGGGAAGATCTCGCAAGATGAATTAAGTTTGTCCCAACTTTCCAGTCAGTTGGATGAGCTGAAGGATAAACATAAAGATCAAATCTCTGCATTAGAGGAAAAGcaccaggaggagctggaaaagCACAAGGGCACCCTAACCCAGCAGCATAATGCTGCTCTTGAGGATCTCAAGGAAAAACACCGAGTTGAGCTGGAGACCCTTCTGAAAGATAAAGAACTGCAGTTCCAAGCACATGTTGAAGACATGAACCAGAAAACTTTAGAGAAGCTGGCTGCAAAGCAAACAGAACTAGAGGCAGTTTCCACTGAACTTTCTGAGGCTCTAAAGAATCAAAAGCTTGTGGAGGAGAAGTTGGTGGCCGCTGAAGATGCGCAACAGTTAGCTCAGCAGGAACATGAGAAGAGCTTTCAAGATCAGGAGGCAAAGCACAATGTAGAACTTGCAAATATTAAACAGGAGCATGAGCAGTCTCTtggagataaagagaaaactCTGCAAGAGGAACTTAAAGCGTTGAAGATTGTTctggaagaaaagcaaaaggaaaacgAAGAACACACAGTTAGACATAAAACATTACAAGAGGAATCACAAGAATTAAATGTCAAGGTTAAGAAATTTGAGGAGCTTCAACAGAGTTTATCACAATCCCAGATGGAAAATGAGGGCCTTAAGGAATCTGCTGCACACTTAAGTAAGATCTCAGAGGAGCTTGATCTTTGTAAGAAGGATTTGACAGATTTAAAGCATCAGCTGGAAGTAGCAAAGAGTGACTGTCAGCAGAAAGAGAAGTCACTTCAAGAATTAGAGGACCAATTACATCAGAGCAGAAGAGAGCTGTCCGAACAAGAGAAGTCATTTACTGCAGAGCTGAACACTAAGCAGGAAGAACAAACACGCCTCAAGAGACAGCTGGATGACGAAAAAGCGGCCCatgagaagaagatgaaaaccACTATAGCTGAGATGGACACTAAGctgaaaacacaggaaacaaaaatggaaaagttTAAACAGAAGGCCAAAGACATGCATGAGAGCTTTAAGAAAAAGCTTCAGCAgaatgaagaaaacatgaaaaatgaacttgcaaagaaggagaaagagctCCAGCAGAAAGAACAGCAAGTTCAGGAGAAAATCGTAGAGATGGCCCAGAAAAGTTCCCAAGGCCTCAGCAGTGCACTGTCGGAGCTACAAGCCAATCACAAAGAAGAACTGGAGAAATTACTTGGTGCCCACAAGCAGGAGATTGAGGTGCTGGAGCGTCGTTGGCAGGAGAGGTTAGGACAACAGGAGGAAGAATTAACAGAGAGACACTCGCACATACTACAGGAGAAGGctcaggagctggaggacatTTCTCTGCAACTTAGCAAAGGCAAAGAGGAGAATGAGCAAGTGTTGTGTGAGATGAAGAGTTTGAAGGAAGACCTGGTGATTCGAGAAACCACGGTGCAGAAGCTGCAAGAAGAGCTTAATGAAGCGGCAGTTAAGCTTGAAAGTTTGTCCCAGGCGGAGGCGTTGCTCAAAGAGCAAATGGAGTCAGTGGAGAGGAACCTTAACCAGGCTATGAATGAGAGGAACTCCCTCCAGGACCAGCTTAATGCGACAAATGAAGAGAACAGAGACAAGTTAAAGATCTTGTCGGATAAGTTGGAGGAAACAGAGACGCAGCTCAAAGCACTAGAAGGGTCCAGATCTAAGGAGAGTGAGGAGTTTCAGAATAAATTTGAGGAAAATGTCATTCACCTACAAGCCGTTATCAGtactaaagaagaaaaaatttgCACTTTAGAGGAGACTCTCCGTCAGCAGACGGAAGAGAATAAGAATCTATGCATTTCATTAGAACAGATGACTGCTCAGGTAAATGCTCAAACAGAGCATGTCAAAGCCTTAACACATGACAACGAGAATCATTCTCAGTCTCTCAGTGAGAAAGTTCATAAAATTGAAGAGCTGACTGAAGCAAACAAAATCATATCAGAGAgtatgaaagcaaatgattcgCATATCAGTAACTTGGAAGGCATGATCACTGACTTGAAAAATCAGCTCGCAAGTAGCataaaagagaaggaggaagccATAAATCAGCTGAAAACGCAGTATGCAGAGGAGAGACAACAGGTTGCAGAGACGATTGAGAGAttagagcaggagagaaaatcTGCCTTAGAGCAGGCGGATGTACTCAGGACCAGTATGTCTGAGTATGAGAACAAAGCAAAGACCCAGCTGACCCAGAATGACAACACTATCACATCTTTACAGACCAGGCTTGAAGAGCTTGAGCGAGAAATCTCTGAAAAGAGTGAAGCACTACAAAGACTGACTGCAAGTATTGACAATCAGGCCATCAGTAAGTCCGAGATGGACCAAGTGTTGAATGAGAAAGAGCAGAAGCTCAGCGGACTTACCTCAGAGCTGGAGAGTTGCATCAATCAACTTGGTGAGCTTCAGGAGCAGTTAGCCTTAAAGACAAGAGAGTGTGAACAGCTCGCAGCTGACCTCAAGCAGCAACACAGCATCAGGgagaatgaaaagagagagttagtagagcagctgcagcagacccAGATGCAGTGTGCTCAAAACAGTAATTTGGAGCAGGAGATGGTAGAAAAACTCCGCTTCCTTGAGGAAGAGAATCAAAAGTGTAAAGACAAGCTTGAGAGTCAAAGGGAGGagtttgaaaagatgaaagatgagaTTATTAAGAGCAAAGAGGAGAGTCTGAAGGCAACTGAAGAGAAGTTGTCTGCTGATAGTGCTCGAAAAGTatcagagctgaagaagaaagctGAGCAGAAAATCGGTCAGATTAAGAAACAGCTAACCTTGCAGCTTGAGGAAAAAGAGCAGATGATCAGTGCTCTTCAGACCAGCCTGGATGAGATGAAGAGTAAAGAAACGTCCAGCGAACAGCATGCAGAAACgttagaggaaaaaacaaaagcacttgaGGACTCTCTCGACAagctgaaggaggagcaggtgaaGCAACTTGAACAGGTTCTGAGTAATGAGAGGCTTGAGAAAGAAAAGTCTTTGGAGGAGCTGAAAAACGCATACGAAGAGAAGCTGTCCTCACTTCAGAGGGATGTAGCACACCAAGAGGAGCTCAAAGAAACTGAATCAGCGCTACGCGAAATTGAAGCAAAGCTGAAAGAAGCAGAAGAGCAGAATGGAAACCTtgtcaaagaaataaatagattaaaagaagaaatacgTGAGAAAGACGCTCAGATCGATCAACATCAGGCGATGCAGGTCCAGTATTCATCACGGCCTGGGGCTGAGGTGATGGTGGAACGTAGCAGCATGCAGCAAACTGAGAGCACGATGGAAAACCACTCTCCACTGGACGAAGTGGACAGTGATTCTGTAGAGTCTCTCAAGAACAGTATGAGTCAGGtgaagaatgagaaagagaaaattcagAAGGACTTTACCAGGCTACAGAAAGACATACGAATATTGAGGAAGGAGCATGAGCAGGACCTAGAACATATGAAGAAAGAGTTGttggaggaaaatgagaaaaagctAAA ACTGGATATGGAAGATCTGGAAATGAAGCACAATTCTGCTATCAAGCAGTTAATGAGGGAATTCAACACACAAATGGCGCTGAAAGAGAAGGAGCTCGACACAGCAGTGAAGGAGACCATCG TGAAGGCCCAGGATGTGGAAGCAGATCTCATCAGTAGTCACCGTGAAGAAGTCAGTCAGCTGAGGAAGCTGGTTGCCCAGAAGGAGGACGATTTGCACAGAACTGTTCAGAAATATGAACAGATTATACAG AGTcgagaggaggagatgggagACAGAGTGTGGCAGGTCCAAAAGGAACTGGAGGAGTTGCAAGGAAGGAGCTGTGGCGCTAATGAG ATGAGCACAGAAGAACTGCAG GCTCAGCTGGCGGAGAAGACGACTTTGCTGAGCGAGGCTCGGCTGAAGGAGCAGGGCTTTGTTGAGAGG ATTCACTCGCTTGAGGATAAGATTAAATGTTTCCACCGAAGCACTGTTGTAACTCATCTCGGGAGCACATTCAAAG